The genomic stretch CAAAGGCCTACAGGTCTCCGACGATGAGTTTCAAGCGCTCAATATCAAACCCGGTAAGTTTCATGGCGATTGGAACTATACGCTTCTTCCTCGCTCTTAATCGGTAACTTAATTCTTGCCCATGCCTTAGCCTCGACGAAGGTGAATTCTCGAAAAGAAGGTCCCCTAGCAATCGGGAACAGCAGGGTGGATGAGAATATCCCACTTGGGTAACTCGCGATGGCGCTCCAGTCGCTCTTCGACTGCCCGCCTGGCTTTAAAGTGATGCTCAGTTGTCCCGTCTCTTCATCCAGGAGTCCACACGGAATATACTTCGCTGCACCGCCGAAGTCGTGATCGCAGGCCTTCGCTTCAGAAGTGACGAAACGGCCAAGTCTCAGTCATGTAGGCGTGCGGCGAAGGGGCGTTTGCTTTGTTCTCCGACACTTGCTTACCCAGATTGTCCACAGTAAAAGAGCGAGACTGATGTTCCTTCCACGACTGCGGTGAGACAAGAAGAGGAGGAGAGTATGAGGCACGTGATTTTGGCGGCACTATTACTGACCTTTGTGTGGGGGCCACAAGCGAAGGCGCAGTCGGTCTATCCTGACCGACCGATGCAACTACGGATCACTGGCACGTTACTGCCGACAACGTCCGAAAAACGAGAAGACCTCATCTTGGTTGACATTTTCGTCCAGGACAAGCCGTGGCGGTTACGAATCGGCAGGGTGGAAGAGCTGAACGCTTCTGGTCGTGGCGACCCGATCAAGGAAGACTTACTGCTTCGCCAGGTCCGTTTCTATGGTACAGACGAACTGCTTGCCCAGTTGCAGAGTGGCAAGGTCCTCACGATCGAGGGCTCTCTTGACCAGAAAGAACGCCGCTTTCGCGTGACGGCAGTGCAAGAAGGTGGGAAACAGGAACTGAAGTAGGCCTTTGGAACTGGGATGTGGGCTCTGGAACGAGGCGCAAGGGGTCTTTTAGGCGATTTCTTGGAAAAAATATCCCGCAGTCTCTCCGGGGACAACCCGACGTGTACCAGCATCTCGCGCGGCCCGATTTAGAGCCCAGATCCCAAAGCCCGGTTCCTGCTTATTTATGCAGCTTTAGGGAATTCCCGAGTATCCGTCACATCCTGTTTATTTTGGTGCTGCGCTTCACGGGTATCGTGAACACCGATTGCAAAGGCAAATGCCAAAACACAAAAGCTGAGAAGAAGCACCATTCCGACGAGCAACGGTGTAAAATCCGTTGTCATGTCGAGTATCGCTGCGGGAACACCAGAAGAAAATGCGTGCGGGAACATATCTGTTCACCTCCTGAAAGAGATTGAGCGATAAGCACGCTCTACTTTGTATATCAGCAAGAGACGGGCCAGCCCGCAGCGCTTCACTAAACTTGAGAAGTGTAGAATTTTCATAGAGCCACGAGAGGTCTACAGATTTCCCCTGTTACATTATGTGCAAGAGGTGCGTCGTATTATGCAACGTTGCCTTTGCGGCCCCTTCCTCAGCCCGTGACGGCTGTGGTATGTCACCTCGCATGAAGAGCTATAACATCGTGGTGCTCAAAGGGGACGGTATTGGCCCGGAGATCATCGACGCCGCGCTGCGTGTGCTAGAGACGGTCGAGAAGAAGCTTGAACGATTTCAGCTCAACTTGCAGTTCCATCCCGCCGGGGCAGAATGTTATCGCCAAACCGGTACGAACCTGTCGCCACAAGCGTTCGCGGCGTGTAAAACAGCGGACGCTGTGCTGAAAGGACCGATGGGACTGCCTGACGTGCGCAAGCCAGACGGCACAGAAGCTGGGATTCTTGGTGGCGTGCTACGTAACGGGTTAGATCTTTACGCTAATGTCAGGCCGATTCGTTTGTTTCCCGAAGTCGCGACAGCGCTTGCTGGTAAAGTCGCGGGCGATATCGACTACGTGATCGTGCGTGAAAATACCGAAGGGATTTATTTCTCGCGCGGAGCTGGAGAGGTCACCCCTGAAGGCGTCAGGGATACGATCGTTACGACTCGGACAGGTACCGAACGGATTGTGAAGTTTGCTTTCGAGTTGGCGCGCAAGCGTCCAGGTGCACCGCACGATGGTGTAAAACGCGTCACCTGTATCGACAAAAGCAACGTGCTGCGCAGTTACGTGTTATTTCGTCAAATCTTTGAGGAAGTCGGCAAACAGTATCCTGACATTGAGAAACAGTGCCTCTATGCCGACGCGGCAGCGCAAGCGTTGATCCTCTGGCCTGAGCGTTTCTCAGTCATTGTCTGTGAGAATTTCCTCGGTGATATTTTCAGCGATCTCGGAGCGGCCACTGCTGGTGGGCTCGGCTTCTGTGGGGCAGCCAATATCGGCACTCAGCACGCTGTGTTCGAGACGACGCACGGTTCTGCTCCTACCTTGACGGGAACCAATAAGGCGAATCCTATTTCCGCAATGCTCGCTGCAGCGATGATGCTCGAATATCTAGGTGAGACCTCAGCCAGCGAGGCGATTCGCGAGGCGGTTGAGACGACGTGCAAAGACCGGCGGGTATGGATTGATACCGAAGGGTGCCCTGTAGAAGGAACACAGGCGGTGACCGAAGCGATTGTGCAGTGTATCGATGTGTAAAACGTAAATAGGTAAAACGGAAAAGGAGAGCGGCTGTGGTTACGTTTTACCTGTCTTCGGTGAGGAGGATCACCCTATGACAATCCCAAATTTCAACGATCGTGGCGGCTGCTTTCTCTGCAACACTGGAGAGTCCGAGGGAAATACCAATCTCACCCGCCGTCGCTTTCTCTCCGGGAGTGCTATTGCTGGAGCAACGTTCGCCACTGCAGTGACTGGGACTCCATCTCCTGCCTTTGCCCGTAAATCTCCAGCGCGCGTACAACCCCCACATCGCGATTGCATCATCGAGGCCTCGTGGGCGTTGACCTATACCGATGGCAAACTTGCGTTGCTGCCCGATGCGTCGGTGCGTGTCAAAGACGATCGTATCGAAGAGGTGAAATCTGGGCGTATTGCGGGTCGTACGAAACGGGTGCATGCGCATGGGCAACTCCTCTTGCCAGGTTTGATTTCTGGTCATACGCATGCCTGCTCAGCGTCACCAACTCGTGGTCTCATCGAAAGTGGGCGGTCATACGCACGGCCACTCGAAGTCGTAGAATCGCTCACAGATGAAGAGTTGGATGCGTTAACTGCGTACAATGTCGCTGAACTGCTGCGTTCAGGTTGCACGACCCATGTCGAGATGAGCCTCAGTCTGCGCCAGGCACAATCTTACGTTCGTATCGCCAAACGCTGGGGTGTACGTGGTTACCCCGGCGGCATGATTCCTGGGATCGCACGTCTCTTCCCAATCTGGTTTCGTAAAGATGACCAGGTGTTGCGTGATTCCGTTCAAGACACGCTCAAAGAGATTGAAGCCAATCGACAATTTGGTTTAGCCAACAACAATGCCGAAGATGGCCGCATCCGACCACAAATGACGCCACATGCGACCGACACACATACGCCGGAGACGATCACGGCAATCCTTGCTGCCGCAAAAGAATTGGGCAACGGTATTCACATTCACTTGTCACAAGGCGCTGGCGAGAATACCGCGGTGAAACGGTTGTGGAACAAACGCCCCGCTGAGTGGCTAGAAGGACTTGAGTTTTACTCACAACCGGTTTTTGCCGCTCACTTGCTTGCCGCTGAACCAGCAAGCGATCTGCCAGTATTGGTTCGCAATAAAGTCACCTTCGGTCATTGCCCCTCTGCCAATGGGGCTGGTGGCAGTAGCGGTTTACATCCATATCCAGAAGCACTCGCGGCTGGTCTGAACACGTCTATTGGTATTGATACCCACTCAAACGATTACGTCGAAAACATTAAACTCGCAGTGCTGTATGGTCGAGCACGCGCGCGGCTACTGGCAGACAAGAGTCCAGTGCCATTGAAAGCGCCAACCTTGTGGGATGCCATCGCCAGCGCGACTGTGAATCCAGCCAACGGCTTAAAACGCGACGACCTCGGTCGCATAGCCGTCGGTGCCAAAGCCGACCTGTGCACGATCGATGTGTCTGGCTTGCTCACTGGGGTCGGTACTGTCCCACCTGAACCGCTCAATAATCTGCTCTATGCCAATGGTCTATGTGTTCGTCATGTTATGACTGATGGTAACTTTCAGTTTTATGACGGACGTATGGTGATTGATGACGAAGCTCGGGTGCTCCAGCGTGGCGGAGCGGTCGTCGCAAAAGTATGGGAGCAATTGCGCACGGAGAAGTGGTTTGAGGCGTAGGCATTATTGCCCGAGTGGACGTTCTTCAGTTCCCTCTCCCTGCCAGGGAGAGGGCTAGGGCTCATAAGGGTAGGTTTTTCAGCCAAGCCACAATCGGCGCAGATTTCCCATCGTTGGGCTCCGCGTGTTCGTCATGCCCGCGCAGGCGGGCATCCAGGAGCTTCAACCTTGAACTATTGCATATTCCCCCTGGATTCCCGCTTTCGCGGGAATGACGACTTGTCTTTTCTCAGCGTAAAAACCTACCCCTGAAAGGAGGACTAGGGTGAGGGTCGAAGCGATGAATAGTTACTCCTGGCTCATCGCCATACGCACGTTCTACCGCTTCCTCAACTTCTCCACCGTCTGTCGAATGCCTTGCGCGACATTGACCCATGCTTCATCACGGTTTGTCCAGGTGGTAACGGGTCTTGCATCTTTCGGTAAGGCTTGGAGTTTCCCGAATAACGCCCCACTCCAATCAACCGGACGAGTAATAATTGGAACAACACATGCCGTTCCATCATCGTGGCGTTTCAGGGCAGTTTTCATTTCTCTATCGTAGCAGTAGTCTGAGGCAAGAAAGTCTGCACTCACCAACAGCAAGATAAGATGTGCGGCTTCAAGGTTTTCATCAATGGCATTGGCCCATTCTTGCCCAGCCGTAATCTTGCGATCGTGCCAGACATCGATTACACCTTGCCGCTTGAGCAATGAGAGGTGTGTTTCGAGTTCTTCACGAAACGCCTCATCAGGAACGGCCTTTGGCCTTATCCCGGCCTACGTTGCTTTTGTTGCTCTTGCAAACCTTCCCTGAATCGGCGAAAAGGCCTTGTACCTTACTCTGAGGTTAGTTGTCGTTGAGCTTCGTTTGTTGCCTAGCTTTTTCACCCTCACCCTAGCCCTCTCCCTACGAGGGAGAGGGGACCGGACAGACGTTGACCACAAGTAGGTGAAAGGAGAGGGGACCTGAGAAAGGGCTATGGAGGCGTAGCGACCGACGGGAGTAAGGGAGGAGGGGCCGCTTATGAAATTCGGTTTACATTACCAACTTCCTTGCTCACCATCGCAGTCGCCGGTGCAACGCTACCGCGATACGATTGAACAATGCGTTTGTGCTGAAACTCTTGGCTTTGAGTCGGTGTGGCCGGTGGAGCAGCATTTCAATCCTAATCTTTCGAGTATTCCGGCGCCGTTGTTGCTTTTGTCTGCTGTGGCTGAACGAACCACGAATCTTCGATTAGGAATTGCGGTGATCTTGTTGTCGCTCTCACATCCTGTGCGAGTCGCTGAGGAAATTGCCACTTTGGATGTCATCAGCAATGGACGGGTGGAGTTTGGTATCGGGCGTGGGTCGATTCCGACACACTTCTCTGGTTTTGGTCTCAAGCAAGCCGAAAGTCGTGAGCGGATGATGGAGGGGTTAGATCTTATCCGCCACATCTGGACACACGAGCGCTGTTCGTATCAGGGGAAATTCTGGCAGGTGGAAAATATCTCGGTGATTCCTAGACCTGTACAACAACCACATCCACCGATCCGACTCGCAGCCAATAGTAAGGAGTCGTTTGAGCAGTTTGGGCGTATGGGAGAACCCATCTTTGTTGCCGCGCAGGTCAATCCGTTTCGCAAGATTCGTGAGTTGTTACCCATCTATCATCAAGAGCGCAAAGCGGCTGGACATCCCGACACAAGTGGTGAGGATGTGACACTATTGATGCCGCTGTATGTTGGTGAAAACCATGAGCAGATGAGGCACGACCTCGAACCGAGTATTCGCCACTTTCTCGCGCAGGTAGCGTCCATCTATGCGATGGCTGGTCCAGTGCTCGAAGGTCGCCTCAAGGAAGTGATGGAACGGGTACGCAGCATGACCTACGATCAGATGCGGGAAGTAATGGCGGTGTTCGAAACGCCAGAAGCCTGCGTGGAACGGCTGAAGGAGTTTCAGCAAGAATTCGGTATGGGGCGGGTGATTTGTTGGTTCAATCCCGGTGGGATGGTGCCGCATGAGAAGGTCCTGCGGAGTATGGAGTTGTTTGCGAAGAAAGTGATGCCGCACTTTAGGGGCTAGGGGCTGGGGACTTGGGACTAGTTTTTCTGTTTCACAAGCCCCAAGCCTCTAGCCCCAAGCCCCAAAGGGCGGACTTTGGACTTTAGACCTTGGACTTTGGACTTAAAGTACAATGAACTACAAACGTGAATTCCTCGACTTATTATTAAAAAAAGATGCCTTGAAGATTGCCAAGGATGCGAACTCGTTCTTCAAGCTGAAGAGTGGTCGCATGAGTCCGACGTTTGCCTCAATTGGTTCGCTTACTGACGGTGAGAGTTTGGCAATTCTCAAGAAGGGCTACAGCGCTGCTGCATTCGACGGCGTGAGGAACGGGGTGTTGAAAGATTTCCAGTATGTCTTTGGCCCAGCCTATAAAGGCATCAATCTGTGCGCATTGACGTGTGAAGGTCTGTATGAGCAGTTCAATAAGAACACGTGTTACCTCTACGACCGTAAAGAAGAGAAAGCGCATGGAGAGGCAACGCAAGCTGGCGATGCTGGCAAGTTGATTGTCGGGGCAGAGAAGTTTGTCCAAGGGGGCGGTATTTTACTGGTCGATGACGTAATCACGACCGGACAAGCAAAGTATGAAGCTTTGGAGAAGATTCGTTTGCTTAGGCAGTATACACTCTCTGGCATGGTAATCGCGGTTGATCGACAAGAGCTGATGGGCGATGCGCAGAATGCAGGCACCCAGAGCGCTGTGCAAGCAATGGATAAGGGGCTAGGCATCAAGACTGTAGCGATTCTGACTATGCAGGACATTTATTCATTGGTGAAAGACTCGCTTGATAAGAATGTTCGCCGCGCCTGGGTGGAGTATTATGAAAAGTTTGGCGCGGTGCCCATGGAATAAGTTTAAAGTTGGAACTTTTGGGACTAGGGGCTAGAGGCTTGGGGCTTGTAAAACAGAAAAACTAGTCCTAGTCCCACGTATCACGCAACACGTACCACGTTCTACACAAGGAGGCTTCCATGAAAATCGGTGTGTTCGAATTTGCGATCGATAATTCCGCTGATCCGGCAGTACTAGCCAAGCGCGCTGAGGAACTCGGCTTTGCGTCGTTCTGGGTGCCGGAGCATCCAATCATTCCGCTCAAGACCTCAGTGCCGTATCCGGGTTCAGCTGATGGCATTATTCCTGATGCCTATGGTCGGATTATGGACCCGTTTGTTGCCTTGGCGCATGTTTCAGGTGCGACCAAGACCATTCAGCTTGGCACTGGTATCTGCTTGATTCCTGAACGTAACCCGTTGTTACTGGCGAAAGAAGTCGCGACACTTGATCGTCTTTCTGGTGGACGCTTTATCTTTGGTATCGGTGCCGGATGGTTGAAAGAAGAGACTGAGATCATGGGCGGTGATTTCGCTCATCGCTGGACGCAGACCAAGGAAGGTATCATGGCGATGAAGGAATTGTGGACCAAGGACGAATCTTCATATCAAGGGAAGTATTACAACTTTCCCGCCGTGCGTTCCTTTCCTAAACCGCATCAGAAAC from Deltaproteobacteria bacterium encodes the following:
- a CDS encoding isocitrate/isopropylmalate dehydrogenase family protein — encoded protein: MSPRMKSYNIVVLKGDGIGPEIIDAALRVLETVEKKLERFQLNLQFHPAGAECYRQTGTNLSPQAFAACKTADAVLKGPMGLPDVRKPDGTEAGILGGVLRNGLDLYANVRPIRLFPEVATALAGKVAGDIDYVIVRENTEGIYFSRGAGEVTPEGVRDTIVTTRTGTERIVKFAFELARKRPGAPHDGVKRVTCIDKSNVLRSYVLFRQIFEEVGKQYPDIEKQCLYADAAAQALILWPERFSVIVCENFLGDIFSDLGAATAGGLGFCGAANIGTQHAVFETTHGSAPTLTGTNKANPISAMLAAAMMLEYLGETSASEAIREAVETTCKDRRVWIDTEGCPVEGTQAVTEAIVQCIDV
- a CDS encoding LLM class F420-dependent oxidoreductase, whose product is MKIGVFEFAIDNSADPAVLAKRAEELGFASFWVPEHPIIPLKTSVPYPGSADGIIPDAYGRIMDPFVALAHVSGATKTIQLGTGICLIPERNPLLLAKEVATLDRLSGGRFIFGIGAGWLKEETEIMGGDFAHRWTQTKEGIMAMKELWTKDESSYQGKYYNFPAVRSFPKPHQKPHPPIFMGGTAKNVFQRVVDWGNGWMPVRAEIEQIKEGRQTLNHLAEKAGRDPKSIQVLAFGWPGGYRNREEIDALAKAGVDHCTIWLTQSETSDAVKEIEQLARAVLK
- a CDS encoding LLM class flavin-dependent oxidoreductase — encoded protein: MKFGLHYQLPCSPSQSPVQRYRDTIEQCVCAETLGFESVWPVEQHFNPNLSSIPAPLLLLSAVAERTTNLRLGIAVILLSLSHPVRVAEEIATLDVISNGRVEFGIGRGSIPTHFSGFGLKQAESRERMMEGLDLIRHIWTHERCSYQGKFWQVENISVIPRPVQQPHPPIRLAANSKESFEQFGRMGEPIFVAAQVNPFRKIRELLPIYHQERKAAGHPDTSGEDVTLLMPLYVGENHEQMRHDLEPSIRHFLAQVASIYAMAGPVLEGRLKEVMERVRSMTYDQMREVMAVFETPEACVERLKEFQQEFGMGRVICWFNPGGMVPHEKVLRSMELFAKKVMPHFRG
- a CDS encoding toll/interleukin-1 receptor domain-containing protein, producing the protein MRPKAVPDEAFREELETHLSLLKRQGVIDVWHDRKITAGQEWANAIDENLEAAHLILLLVSADFLASDYCYDREMKTALKRHDDGTACVVPIITRPVDWSGALFGKLQALPKDARPVTTWTNRDEAWVNVAQGIRQTVEKLRKR
- a CDS encoding amidohydrolase family protein; the encoded protein is MTIPNFNDRGGCFLCNTGESEGNTNLTRRRFLSGSAIAGATFATAVTGTPSPAFARKSPARVQPPHRDCIIEASWALTYTDGKLALLPDASVRVKDDRIEEVKSGRIAGRTKRVHAHGQLLLPGLISGHTHACSASPTRGLIESGRSYARPLEVVESLTDEELDALTAYNVAELLRSGCTTHVEMSLSLRQAQSYVRIAKRWGVRGYPGGMIPGIARLFPIWFRKDDQVLRDSVQDTLKEIEANRQFGLANNNAEDGRIRPQMTPHATDTHTPETITAILAAAKELGNGIHIHLSQGAGENTAVKRLWNKRPAEWLEGLEFYSQPVFAAHLLAAEPASDLPVLVRNKVTFGHCPSANGAGGSSGLHPYPEALAAGLNTSIGIDTHSNDYVENIKLAVLYGRARARLLADKSPVPLKAPTLWDAIASATVNPANGLKRDDLGRIAVGAKADLCTIDVSGLLTGVGTVPPEPLNNLLYANGLCVRHVMTDGNFQFYDGRMVIDDEARVLQRGGAVVAKVWEQLRTEKWFEA